The Saccharomyces mikatae IFO 1815 strain IFO1815 genome assembly, chromosome: 13 genome has a segment encoding these proteins:
- the SMKI13G4400 gene encoding amino acid permease yields MDILKKGNESDKFTKIETESTMIPTGLERSDKSESLIRRMKDSFKQSNLHVIPEDLENSEQTEQEKIQWKLASQPYQKVLSQRHLTMIAIGGTLGTGLFIGLGYSLASGPAALLIGFLIVGTSMFCVVQSAAELSCQFPVSGSYATHVSRFIDESVGFTVATNYALAWLISFPSELIGCSLTISYWNQTVNPAVWVAIFYTFIMVLNLFGVKGFAETEFALSIIKVVAIIIFIIIGIVLIAGGGPNSTGYIGTKYWHNPGAFAKPVFKNLCNTFVSAAFSFGGSELVLLTSTESKDISAISRAAKGTFWRIAIFYITTVVIIGCLVPYNDSRLLSGSTSEDISASPFVIALRNTGSMGAKVSNFMNVVILVAVVSVCNSCVYASSRLIQALGASGQLPSVCSYMDRKGRPLVGIGISGAFGLLGFLVASNKEDEVFTWLFALCSISSFFTWFCICLSQVRFRMALKTQGRSKDEIAYKSILGVYGGVLGCVLNALLIAGEVYVSAAPVGSPSSAKAFFEYCLSIPIMIVVYIAHRIYRKDRRRWYIKRSEIDLDTGCSVENLELFKAQKEAEKQLIASKPFYYKIYRFWC; encoded by the coding sequence ATGGATATACTGAAGAAGGGAAATGAGTCGGACAAGTTTACGAAGATAGAGACGGAGTCTACAATGATACCGACTGGGCTAGAAAGATCAGACAAATCAGAGTCGCTGATTAGAAGAATGAAGGACTCCTTCAAGCAAAGTAATTTACATGTCATACCGGAAGATCTTGAAAACAGCGAGCAAACTGAACaggaaaaaattcagtGGAAGCTAGCCTCTCAACCTTACCAAAAAGTCTTGAGCCAGAGGCACTTGACCATGATTGCCATAGGTGGCACTTTGGGAACTGGGCTTTTCATCGGTTTGGGTTACTCTTTGGCTTCCGGGCCGGCCGCTTTGTTAATTGGGTTTTTGATAGTGGGTACTTCTATGTTCTGTGTCGTCCAGAGTGCTGCAGAACTCTCCTGCCAGTTCCCGGTTTCTGGCTCATATGCTACACATGTTAGTAGGTTTATAGATGAATCCGTTGGGTTTACTGTGGCTACAAACTATGCTCTGGCCTGGTTGATTTCCTTCCCGAGCGAGTTAATTGGTTGTTCACTTACGATCTCCTATTGGAATCAAACCGTCAATCCTGCGGTTTGGGTGGCTATTTTTTATACTTTCATCATGGTGCTGAATTTGTTTGGCGTGAAGGGCTTTGCTGAGACAGAATTTGCCTTGTCGATTATAAAAGTCGTTGCTATAATcatctttatcatcattggCATCGTTCTGATTGCCGGAGGAGGGCCGAATTCCACCGGATATATTGGAACTAAATACTGGCACAACCCAGGCGCCTTCGCGAAGCCGGTCTTCAAGAATCTGTGTAACACTTTTGTTTCCGCTGCCTTTTCCTTCGGTGGCAGTGAATTAGTGTTGCTGACTAGTACAGAATCCAAAGATATTTCAGCCATATCCCGTGCTGCCAAAGGTACGTTCTGGAGAATCGCGATTTTTTACATTACGACCGTCGTCATTATTGGGTGCCTGGTGCCTTACAACGATAGTAGACTGCTCAGTGGTTCGACTAGTGAGGACATTTCTGCCTCCCCCTTTGTTATCGCTTTGCGTAACACAGGATCGATGGGCGCTAAGGTGTCCAACTTCATGAACGTTGTTATCCTTGTTGCAGTGGTGTCTGTTTGCAATTCTTGCGTTTATGCTTCTTCAAGACTAATTCAGGCTCTAGGCGCCTCTGGCCAACTTCCGTCAGTCTGCTCTTATATGGACAGAAAGGGACGTCCTTTAGTGGGGATTGGCATTAGCGGTGCGTTTGGTCTCTTAGGGTTCCTGGTCGCCTCAAACAAGGAGGACGAGGTCTTTACATGGCTTTTCGCCCTGTGCTCCATTTCGTCATTTTTCACCTGGTTCTGTATTTGCCTGTCGCAAGTTAGGTTCAGAATGGCTTTGAAAACTCAGGGTAGGTCCAAGGACGAAATAGCTTACAAGTCTATACTAGGTGTTTATGGGGGGGTTTTAGGCTGTGTGCTGAATGCCTTGTTAATAGCAGGCGAAGTATATGTATCAGCCGCACCAGTCGGCAGTCCTAGTTCCGCTAAAGCTTTTTTTGAGTACTGTTTAAGTATTCCGATCATGATTGTTGTGTATATTGCACACAGAATCTATCGAAAAGACCGGAGACGTTGGTACATCAAGAGAAGCGAGATCGATCTCGATACCGGTTGTTCTGTGGAGAATCTAGAACTTTTCAAGGCACAAAAAGAAGCAGAGAAACAACTTATTGCTTCTAA
- the SMKI13G4410 gene encoding uncharacterized protein: MSEIGDESTNSQEKVKPKIYEEDVDEEHDIVSVEETVKRGVLHNDRTKLKQGLKERHIKMLTLVGVFGTGLFLSSGGTLKKTGPVGLLIAYLFVGIVVGCNQIAIAEVASFMPATGATIRHAEQFIDESVGFTFGWISTYSSLMPGELSATAVIMRYWTDVSPAVFITVFGILFVVTNIYTIRFYGELEYIFGWLKLVLIFILIISGLVIDLGGTKGQERLGFHYWREPGPFANYLVGGHIGKFVGFWAAISSVVYSYSGIQNIAILAGETKNSRHAIFHGAKNVFLRIIVLYLVTVFILTLIVPYNDKLIATGTGTARSSPFVIAMNRAGIKVLPHIVNALILTSAWSAGNLAIIEGSRNLFCLATKNQAPKIFLRTSKRGIPYVGVIFISSFLPLAYMSCSKSSATVFGWFQELVSSNTLLRWILISANHIHMDRALKAQGYSRSDLPYSTPMGPFAAWFSGIMSFIFLLTGGFYNFIHGHFDIESFFTRYFIIPLAIGLFTFWKLFKKTKYLRPHEVDLESIFDDIKENPEHIVKTKNAWARFSIARGWRERSQK; this comes from the coding sequence ATGTCTGAAATTGGTGATGAGTCTACTAATAGCCAAGAAAAGGTAAAACCGAAGATCtatgaagaagatgtcGATGAGGAGCACGACATTGTAAGCGTGGAAGAGACTGTGAAACGGGGTGTTCTCCACAATGATAGAACAAAACTCAAGCAAGGGCTGAAAGAGCGCCATATCAAGATGCTAACACTTGTCGGCGTATTTGGCACAGGTCTATTTCTGTCCTCCGGTGGTACGTTAAAAAAAACCGGGCCGGTTGGTCTGTTGATTGCATACCTGTTCGTTGGTATTGTTGTGGGGTGTAATCAGATTGCTATCGCTGAGGTCGCTTCTTTCATGCCCGCTACCGGGGCAACCATCAGACATGCTGAGCAGTTCATAGACGAGTCAGTTGGCTTCACATTTGGTTGGATCTCTACATATTCGTCACTGATGCCTGGTGAGTTATCGGCCACGGCAGTTATTATGAGATATTGGACGGATGTAAGTCCTGCAGTTTTCATAACTGTGTTCGGTATTCTTTTTGTGGTGACGAATATTTACACAATTCGATTCTACGGCGAACTCGAATACATATTCGGGTGGCTAAAACTTGTAttgatttttatattgattATATCAGGACTGGTGATCGACCTAGGTGGTACCAAGGGTCAAGAAAGGCTTGGATTTCACTATTGGAGGGAACCTGGACCCTTTGCAAATTATTTGGTGGGGGGACATATAGGAAAGTTTGTGGGCTTCTGGGCTGCCATTTCTTCTGTGGTGTACTCTTACTCTGGCATTCAAAACATTGCCATTCTTGCCGGTGAAACTAAGAACAGCAGACATGCAATTTTTCACGGTGCCAAAAATGTCTTCTTGCGCATTATTGTTTTATACTTGGTCACAGTCTTCATACTGACACTGATCGTACCGTACAATGATAAGTTGATCGCTACCGGAACGGGCACAGCCCGGTCGAGTCCCTTTGTCATTGCAATGAACAGAGCTGGGATCAAAGTCTTACCTCATATTGTCAATGCCTTGATCTTAACATCGGCATGGTCAGCTGGTAACTTGGCTATTATCGAAGGTTCCAGGAATTTGTTCTGTTTGGCGACAAAGAATCAAGCCcccaagatttttttgaggaCGAGTAAAAGAGGAATTCCTTATGTTGGTGTGATATTCATCTCGAGTTTTCTACCATTGGCGTATATGTCCTGTTCCAAATCGTCGGCTACCGTCTTTGGGTGGTTCCAAGAGCTGGTGTCTTCAAACACGCTGCTACGTTGGATTCTGATTTCGGCAAACCATATCCATATGGACAGGGCTTTGAAAGCTCAGGGATACAGCAGGTCTGACCTACCATATTCAACACCCATGGGTCCTTTTGCTGCTTGGTTTTCCGGGATCATGTCGTTCATTTTCTTACTTACGGGAGGCTTTTACAACTTCATACACGGTCATTTCGACATCGAGTCCTTTTTTACCAGGTACTTCATAATTCCATTGGCAATTGGACTATTTACTTTCTGGAAGCTATTCAAAAAGACTAAATATTTACGTCCACATGAAGTAGATCTTGAATCTATCTTTGACGacatcaaagaaaatccaGAACACATTGTAAAGACCAAAAACGCGTGGGCAAGATTTTCAATAGCAAGAGGTTGGAGAGAACGAAGCCAAAAATAG